From the genome of Aeromonas hydrophila subsp. hydrophila ATCC 7966:
TGTGACGAGTACCAGGCCGGGTTGGCGCGGCTCGACCTGCCCCGGGATCGGATCCCCCAGCTGGCCCAGATCAACGCCGTGTTGCAACCGGCCACCGGCTGGTCGGTGGCGGCGGTGCCGGCGCTCATCTCCTTTGATCGCTTCTTTGCCCTGCTGGCCAACCGCCAGTTTCCGGTGGCCACCTTCATTCGCCGCCGGGACGAGCTCGATTACCTGCAGGAGCCCGACATCTTTCACGAGATCTTCGGCCACTGCGCCATGCTGACCAACCCTGCCTTCGCCCACTTCACCCATGTCTACGGCCAGCTTGGCCTGCGGGCCGGCAAGGAGGAGCGGGTCTTTCTGGCACGGCTCTACTGGTTCACGGTGGAGTTTGGCCTGCTGGCCACGGCGGACGGGCTGCGCATCTATGGCGGCGGCATTCTCTCTTCCATCGGCGAGACCGCCTATGCCCTTGGCGGCCAACCCGTGCTGCAACCCTTTGATCCCATCGAGGTGCTGCGCACCCCGTATCGCATCGACATCATGCAGCCCACCTATTTCGTGCTGCCCGAGCTTGGCGAGCTCTATCGTCTGGCGGAGCAGGACATCATGGCCATGGTGGCCGAAGCGCGCCGTCTGGGGCTGCGTCCCCCCCGTTTTGCACCGGCTGGTGGCAAGCAGGCGAGCTGAGTTGCCCGCCGGTGTTTGATTACCCCCTTTTCATCGATACACAAGGAGAGTCCCATGTCCGAACTGGCCAGCCAGCAGTGTGAAGCGTGCCGCGCCGATGCCCCCAAGGTGAGCGAGCAGGAGCTGAACGAACTGATGCGCCTCATCCCCGACTGGCAGCCGCTGGTGGTGAAAGGTGAGCTGCAGCTGCGGCGCGAATTCACCTTTCGCAACTTCAAGGAGGCGCTCGCCTTCACCAACCGGCTGGGTGAACTGGCGGAGGCGGAGTTTCATCATCCGGCAATCCTGACCGAATGGGGGAAGGTGACCGTCAGCTGGTGGACCCACAAAATTGGCGGTTTGCATCGCAATGACTTCATCATGGCGGCACGCACGGATGAGCTGCTGAAGTGAAGACGCCCTCACTCACCGAGTGGACGAGATGGTGACTGTCAGCTGGTGGACCCACAAGATAGGTGGCTTGCATCGCAACGACGTTATCATGGCGGCGTGCACCGACCCGCTGCTCAAATAAACGTCTATAGATGGCGCGGGCCTGCCCGGTGAAAACGGGGCGGGCCCGCATTTTTATGGGCTGGCGCTCGCACTGGCGGGATCGAGTCTGTATTATCCGGTCATTCATAGAGTTAGCTAGGAAGTGTGTCCCGAATGCGTCTTGAAGTCAGCTGTGAAGACCGCCTGGGCCTGACCCGGGAACTGCTCGACCGTCTGGTGGAGCACAACATCGATCTGCGCGGCATCGAAATCGATACCTCAGGCATCATCTATCTCAACTTTCCCGAGCTGGAGTTTCGTGATTTCCAGCACCTGATGCCGGAGATCCGCCGCATTCCCGGGGTCTATGACGTCAAGACCATCCCCTACATGCCCTCCGAGCGCGAGCACCACGAGATTGAGGCGCTGCTCAAGGCGCTGCCGGATCTGGTCTTCTCCCTCGATGCCAAGGGCAAGGTGACCCAGGCCAACCAGTCCGCCCTCACCACCCTGGCCCTGCCGATGGAAGAGGTGCGTGGCGCGGCGCTCGGCTCCCTGGTCAAGGGCTTCTCCTTCAGCCGCTGGCTGGAAGCGAGCGAGATCCGGCCGCAGACTTGCAAGCTCAGCATCAATGGCGAAGAGTATCTGGCGGATCTGATGCCGCTGTTCGTGGCCGAGGAGAAGGGCAGACAGGCCCTGGCCGGTGCCGTGGTGGTGCTCAAATCCGCCCGCCGGGTCGGCATGCACTTCAGCGCGCTGCACGCGGTGGAAGTGGGGGGCTTTGAACACCTGCAGGCCGAGAGCCAGAAGATGAAACAGGTGCTGGCCCAGGCGAGCAAGCTGGCGATGCAGGATGCGCCGCTGCTCATCGTCGGCGAAACCGGCACCGGCAAGGAGCTGCTGGCCCGCGCCTGTCACGGTGCCAGCCTGCGCTCCAGCCACCCCTTCATGGCGCTGAACTGTGCGGCCATGCCGGACAACGTGGCTGAGAGCGAGCTGTTCGGTTATGCCCCCGGCGCCTTTGGCAACAACACCGAGGGCAAGCGCGGGGTACTGGAGCTGGCGAGCGGCGGCACGCTGATGCTGGACGAGATCGGCGATATGTCCCCCCATCTGCAGACCAAGTTTCTGCGGGTGCTGCAGGATGGCGTGTTCCGCCGGGTCGGTGACGAGCAGGAGGTAAAGGTCAACGTGCGCTTCATCTGCACCACCCAGAAGCAGTTGCTGGATCTGGT
Proteins encoded in this window:
- the phhA gene encoding phenylalanine 4-monooxygenase; this encodes MASLYTAHQPDEAGTIHYSDEEHGTWQILIARQLAALEGKACDEYQAGLARLDLPRDRIPQLAQINAVLQPATGWSVAAVPALISFDRFFALLANRQFPVATFIRRRDELDYLQEPDIFHEIFGHCAMLTNPAFAHFTHVYGQLGLRAGKEERVFLARLYWFTVEFGLLATADGLRIYGGGILSSIGETAYALGGQPVLQPFDPIEVLRTPYRIDIMQPTYFVLPELGELYRLAEQDIMAMVAEARRLGLRPPRFAPAGGKQAS
- a CDS encoding 4a-hydroxytetrahydrobiopterin dehydratase gives rise to the protein MSELASQQCEACRADAPKVSEQELNELMRLIPDWQPLVVKGELQLRREFTFRNFKEALAFTNRLGELAEAEFHHPAILTEWGKVTVSWWTHKIGGLHRNDFIMAARTDELLK
- a CDS encoding 4a-hydroxytetrahydrobiopterin dehydratase, coding for MVTVSWWTHKIGGLHRNDVIMAACTDPLLK
- the tyrR gene encoding transcriptional regulator TyrR; translation: MRLEVSCEDRLGLTRELLDRLVEHNIDLRGIEIDTSGIIYLNFPELEFRDFQHLMPEIRRIPGVYDVKTIPYMPSEREHHEIEALLKALPDLVFSLDAKGKVTQANQSALTTLALPMEEVRGAALGSLVKGFSFSRWLEASEIRPQTCKLSINGEEYLADLMPLFVAEEKGRQALAGAVVVLKSARRVGMHFSALHAVEVGGFEHLQAESQKMKQVLAQASKLAMQDAPLLIVGETGTGKELLARACHGASLRSSHPFMALNCAAMPDNVAESELFGYAPGAFGNNTEGKRGVLELASGGTLMLDEIGDMSPHLQTKFLRVLQDGVFRRVGDEQEVKVNVRFICTTQKQLLDLVHEGKFREDLYYRLNVLSLALPPLRERKADIMALAQQFVSRFASELQRPRPRFTRNMAEYLTAYRWPGNVRQLRNCLYRAMTLLEGDEIGPEHVDLPVAADAMPLIDEWFEGGLDEAVKRFESRLLERLYPAFPSTRQLAKRLGVSHTAIANKLREYGINKK